In Candidatus Hydrogenedentota bacterium, the following are encoded in one genomic region:
- the dnaB gene encoding replicative DNA helicase has translation MSTTPRKKTPAGAGGVTFDRTPPSSIEAERSVLGSIVISPQAVGQAVEILGESGEAAFYVPAHQFIYNACVALHKRNYPVDLVTLTDELARNGQLDAVGGATYLSELSGVAPTSANLEYYARMVQDTAVLRSLITVCGNVSAQAYSHEESADVVLGQAEKDVFELSQRRQTSQVHPLNALLNEGVRQLEEKIKNKTSITGVPTGYPDLDKLLSGLQPSDMVVLAARPSLGKTALALNIAANAAMQQGKRVLIFSLEMAKEQLVQRLLCMVGGINSQNLRDGFLADREFPKVQAACQDLMSAQIFIDESAGLTPLELRSKARKTALGLKATEDRPAGLDLVIIDYLQLMHIAGRQSESRQTEISEISRAIKGLARELHAPVLALSQLSREAEKDDNGTPKLSHLRESGAIEQDADVVMILSRPPLKERTADRENVMWVNIAKQRNGPTGRIELLFQRNLQRFVSLASGPDGHAAAHTAPSQVPDAFDMESAAAYGEDEVPF, from the coding sequence GTGAGCACGACTCCGAGGAAAAAGACGCCGGCCGGCGCCGGCGGCGTCACCTTTGACCGGACCCCGCCCAGCAGTATAGAGGCGGAGCGGTCTGTGCTGGGGTCCATCGTCATCAGCCCCCAGGCCGTCGGCCAGGCCGTCGAGATCCTCGGCGAGTCGGGCGAGGCCGCCTTCTACGTCCCCGCGCACCAGTTCATCTACAACGCCTGCGTCGCCCTGCACAAACGAAACTACCCCGTGGATCTCGTCACCCTCACGGACGAGCTGGCCCGGAACGGCCAGCTCGACGCGGTGGGCGGGGCGACCTACCTCTCCGAGCTTTCCGGCGTCGCCCCCACCTCGGCGAACCTGGAATACTACGCGCGCATGGTGCAGGACACGGCGGTGCTCCGCAGCCTGATCACCGTCTGCGGCAACGTCAGCGCCCAGGCCTACAGCCACGAGGAGTCCGCCGACGTTGTGCTCGGGCAGGCCGAGAAGGACGTCTTCGAGCTCAGCCAGCGGCGCCAGACCAGCCAGGTGCACCCGCTGAACGCCCTGCTGAACGAGGGCGTCAGGCAGCTTGAGGAGAAGATCAAGAACAAGACGAGCATCACGGGCGTGCCCACGGGCTACCCGGACCTCGACAAGCTCCTTTCCGGGCTCCAGCCCTCCGACATGGTCGTGCTCGCCGCCCGCCCCTCGCTGGGCAAGACGGCCCTCGCGCTGAACATCGCGGCGAACGCGGCCATGCAGCAGGGAAAGCGGGTGCTCATCTTCAGCCTGGAAATGGCCAAGGAGCAGCTCGTGCAGCGCCTGCTCTGCATGGTCGGCGGCATCAACTCGCAGAACCTGCGCGACGGGTTCCTGGCCGACCGGGAGTTCCCGAAGGTGCAGGCCGCCTGCCAGGACCTCATGTCGGCGCAGATATTCATTGACGAGTCCGCCGGCCTCACGCCGCTCGAGCTGCGCTCGAAGGCGCGCAAGACGGCCCTGGGCCTGAAGGCCACGGAGGACAGGCCGGCGGGACTCGACCTGGTCATCATAGACTACCTCCAGCTCATGCACATCGCCGGGCGCCAGTCGGAAAGCCGGCAGACGGAGATTTCGGAGATCAGCCGGGCCATCAAGGGGCTGGCGCGCGAACTCCACGCGCCCGTCCTCGCGCTGTCGCAGCTCAGCCGCGAGGCGGAGAAGGACGACAACGGCACGCCCAAGCTCTCGCACCTGCGCGAGTCGGGCGCCATCGAGCAGGACGCCGACGTGGTGATGATCCTCTCGCGCCCGCCGCTCAAGGAGCGCACGGCGGACCGCGAAAACGTCATGTGGGTCAACATCGCCAAGCAGCGCAACGGCCCCACCGGCCGGATCGAGCTGCTGTTCCAGCGCAATCTCCAGCGCTTCGTGTCCCTCGCCTCCGGCCCGGACGGGCACGCGGCGGCGCACACCGCGCCCTCGCAGGTGCCCGACGCCTTTGACATGGAGTCGGCGGCGGCCTACGGGGAGGACGAGGTGCCGTTCTAG
- a CDS encoding lysoplasmalogenase: MTFCILLMTVGLTLMLAAEPLGNHASGLFKIVASTGFIALGVAAGGFHSAYGLAVLAALGFSWWGDFFLISRNRHIFLMGMAAFFLAHLAYCAAFLVQGAAPAGVIIGGVLVLPVSLGVARYLKPHLGDMRAPVLAYMGVITLMVTLAAGTVADLRSGELLAAAVLFYASDFFVARDRFVRPGFVNRLIGLPLYYAAQAWFAWTIASTQ; the protein is encoded by the coding sequence ATGACATTCTGCATCCTGCTGATGACCGTGGGGCTGACGCTGATGCTGGCGGCGGAGCCGCTCGGGAACCACGCCTCGGGGCTGTTCAAGATTGTCGCGTCCACGGGGTTCATCGCCCTGGGCGTGGCCGCCGGGGGCTTCCACAGCGCCTACGGCCTGGCGGTGCTCGCCGCGCTGGGGTTCTCGTGGTGGGGGGACTTCTTCCTCATCTCGCGGAACCGCCACATTTTCCTGATGGGGATGGCGGCGTTCTTCCTGGCGCATCTGGCGTACTGCGCGGCGTTCCTGGTGCAGGGGGCGGCGCCCGCGGGCGTCATCATCGGCGGGGTCCTCGTGCTGCCCGTGTCGCTGGGGGTCGCCCGCTACCTGAAGCCGCACCTGGGGGACATGCGCGCCCCCGTGCTGGCGTACATGGGGGTCATCACGCTGATGGTCACCCTGGCTGCGGGCACGGTGGCCGACCTGCGCAGCGGGGAGCTGCTGGCGGCGGCGGTGCTCTTCTACGCGTCGGACTTTTTCGTGGCGCGGGACCGCTTTGTGCGGCCGGGCTTCGTGAACCGGCTCATCGGCCTGCCGCTGTACTACGCCGCCCAGGCGTGGTTCGCCTGGACCATCGCCTCGACCCAGTGA
- a CDS encoding 4-hydroxy-tetrahydrodipicolinate synthase: MFKGSYVALVTPFKQNMEVDFEAYGRLIDFHLEKGTDGIVPCGCTGEAATLSHDEQKRCIRFTVERVAGRVPVVAGTGSNNTAEAVGLTKYAAEAGADGALLITPYYNKPTAAGQIAHYRAVAAAVDIPIMLYNVPGRTGVKMEPATVAELSRTPNITSIKEACGSVDQVTQIISLCGITVLSGDDSLTLPMMAVGATGVVSVAANVAPAEVAALCRQAAAGDFAAARETHYKLAALFKGLFVETNPMPVKAALARMGLIENVLRLPLVPLTESKQGELDGILKDLAIL, from the coding sequence ATGTTCAAGGGCTCTTATGTGGCGCTGGTGACGCCGTTCAAGCAGAACATGGAGGTGGACTTCGAGGCCTACGGCCGCCTCATTGACTTCCACCTGGAGAAGGGCACCGACGGCATCGTCCCGTGCGGCTGCACCGGCGAGGCCGCCACGCTCTCCCACGACGAGCAGAAGCGCTGCATCCGCTTCACCGTCGAGCGCGTGGCCGGGCGCGTGCCCGTCGTCGCCGGCACCGGCTCCAACAACACCGCCGAGGCCGTCGGCCTCACGAAATACGCCGCCGAGGCGGGCGCCGACGGCGCGCTCCTCATCACGCCCTACTACAACAAGCCCACGGCCGCCGGGCAGATCGCCCACTACCGGGCCGTCGCCGCCGCCGTGGACATTCCGATCATGCTCTACAACGTGCCCGGACGCACGGGCGTGAAGATGGAGCCCGCCACCGTCGCCGAACTCAGCCGCACGCCAAACATCACGAGCATCAAGGAGGCCTGCGGCAGCGTGGACCAGGTCACGCAGATCATCAGCCTGTGCGGCATCACCGTGCTTTCCGGCGACGACAGCCTCACCCTGCCGATGATGGCCGTCGGCGCGACGGGCGTCGTGTCCGTCGCGGCCAACGTGGCCCCCGCCGAGGTCGCCGCGCTCTGCCGACAGGCCGCCGCCGGCGACTTCGCCGCGGCGCGGGAGACGCACTACAAGCTGGCCGCCCTCTTCAAGGGGCTCTTCGTCGAGACCAACCCCATGCCGGTCAAGGCCGCCCTCGCCCGCATGGGCCTCATCGAGAACGTCCTGCGCCTGCCGCTGGTCCCCCTGACCGAGAGCAAGCAGGGTGAGCTGGACGGCATCCTGAAGGACCTGGCCATCCTCTGA
- the deoC gene encoding deoxyribose-phosphate aldolase yields MARGDRGRDEPHLLGVFALISRADMARRIDHTLLRAHATEAEVRQLCVEAAEHGFRAVSVNPAWVTFCAKLLRETQVVVDACVAFPLGAATARMKVEEAKEAVQNGARELDMVINLGALKSGYPDFVEREIAAVAAAVKEVPLKVILETGCLNRDEKIMVCEMAVRAGAAFVKTATGFGPGGATVEDVALMRETVGNRLGVKAAGGVRTWGGAVAMLQAGASVVGTSAGVAILSEGPESPA; encoded by the coding sequence ATGGCCCGCGGGGACCGGGGTCGGGATGAACCGCATTTATTGGGAGTTTTTGCCTTGATATCGCGCGCCGACATGGCCCGGAGGATTGACCACACGCTGCTGCGCGCCCACGCGACGGAGGCGGAGGTGCGGCAGCTGTGCGTGGAGGCGGCGGAGCACGGGTTCCGCGCGGTGTCGGTGAACCCGGCGTGGGTCACGTTCTGCGCAAAGCTGCTGCGGGAGACGCAGGTGGTGGTGGACGCGTGCGTGGCGTTTCCGCTGGGGGCGGCGACGGCGCGGATGAAGGTGGAGGAGGCGAAGGAGGCGGTGCAGAACGGCGCGCGGGAGCTGGACATGGTGATCAACCTCGGCGCGCTGAAGTCGGGGTATCCGGACTTTGTGGAGCGGGAGATCGCGGCGGTGGCGGCGGCGGTGAAGGAGGTTCCGCTGAAGGTGATCCTGGAGACGGGCTGCCTGAACCGGGACGAGAAGATCATGGTCTGCGAGATGGCGGTGCGGGCGGGGGCGGCGTTTGTGAAGACGGCGACGGGCTTCGGCCCGGGCGGCGCAACGGTGGAGGATGTGGCGCTGATGCGGGAGACGGTGGGCAACCGGCTGGGGGTGAAGGCCGCCGGGGGCGTCCGCACCTGGGGCGGCGCGGTGGCGATGCTGCAGGCGGGGGCCAGCGTGGTCGGCACGAGCGCGGGCGTGGCGATCCTTTCGGAGGGGCCGGAGAGCCCGGCCTGA
- a CDS encoding site-specific DNA-methyltransferase, which translates to MANTRQKLELTWIGKENRPRLEPRILLEDPERSYHAASRVSENDLFDNRLIFGDNLLALKALEQEFTGKIKCIYIDPPFNTGSAFEHYDDGLEHSTWLQLMQHRLEILRRLLLPEGVLLLHLDDKEMAYAKVLCDEVFGRPQFLNMFVVKTSDPSGHKTVNPSPYSQTEYVLFYAKDRARYKYDQRYVESSYDTGYNRVILNPKEPYTNWRFGNINEIVSKQLGHDSTREAQKFMGRMTFYAVVAQYALENAHAVFQLTAISNAAGRSIVKMRDESAANHDRVFFHPREGHEDIYILNGRQMYFYSSKTKVIDGSKVPAKPLTNLWTDISWNGIAGEGGVEFKNGKKPEKLVHRCIELSTEPGDIVLDSFAGSGTTGAVAHKMGRRWIMVELGEHCHTHIIPRLQKVIDGEDPGGITEAAGWQGGGGFRYYRLAPSLLERDRFGNWVISREFNAAMLAEAVCKLEGFVYAPSDAVYWQHGHSTETDFLYVTTQTLTRDMMQQLSDEVGATRSLLVYCGAFRGRADAFANLTVKKIPKAVLRRCEWGRDDYSLEVSELPPPAPAPPPEAAPPVARGSARRQQETASGQTDLFEEGGER; encoded by the coding sequence ATGGCGAACACAAGACAAAAACTCGAACTCACCTGGATCGGAAAGGAAAACCGGCCCCGCCTGGAGCCGCGCATCCTCCTGGAGGACCCGGAGAGGTCGTACCATGCCGCAAGCCGGGTCTCCGAGAACGATCTCTTCGACAACCGGCTGATCTTCGGCGACAACCTCCTGGCGCTCAAGGCACTGGAACAGGAGTTCACCGGCAAGATCAAGTGTATCTACATCGATCCGCCGTTCAACACAGGTTCTGCGTTCGAACACTATGACGATGGCCTAGAACACTCCACTTGGCTCCAACTCATGCAACACCGATTGGAGATTCTGAGGCGCCTCTTGCTTCCTGAAGGCGTGTTGTTGCTTCACCTTGACGACAAGGAAATGGCATACGCCAAAGTGCTCTGCGATGAGGTATTTGGACGGCCTCAGTTCTTGAATATGTTTGTCGTAAAGACTTCGGATCCATCTGGACACAAAACGGTCAACCCGTCCCCTTATTCCCAAACAGAATATGTGCTTTTTTATGCAAAAGACCGTGCGCGGTACAAGTATGACCAGCGGTATGTCGAGTCATCTTACGACACCGGATACAACCGAGTGATATTAAACCCTAAGGAACCGTACACCAACTGGCGCTTTGGGAACATCAATGAGATTGTTTCAAAGCAGCTTGGGCACGACAGCACTCGTGAGGCGCAGAAATTCATGGGTCGAATGACCTTTTATGCTGTTGTGGCTCAATACGCGCTAGAGAATGCGCATGCTGTGTTTCAATTGACAGCGATTAGCAATGCTGCAGGTCGTTCGATAGTTAAAATGCGAGATGAGTCAGCGGCGAATCATGACAGAGTGTTCTTTCACCCGCGTGAGGGGCACGAGGATATTTATATTCTCAATGGAAGACAGATGTATTTCTACTCATCAAAAACCAAAGTGATCGATGGATCTAAGGTTCCAGCCAAGCCGCTAACAAATCTCTGGACAGATATTTCTTGGAACGGAATAGCCGGGGAGGGCGGAGTCGAGTTTAAGAATGGTAAGAAACCGGAGAAGCTGGTTCATCGCTGTATTGAGCTGTCCACTGAGCCCGGAGACATTGTTCTCGACTCCTTCGCGGGTTCCGGGACAACGGGTGCGGTGGCGCACAAGATGGGGCGGCGGTGGATCATGGTGGAGTTGGGCGAGCACTGCCACACACATATCATTCCCCGGCTGCAGAAGGTAATTGACGGCGAGGATCCGGGGGGGATCACGGAGGCCGCAGGCTGGCAGGGCGGGGGCGGGTTCCGGTACTACCGGCTGGCGCCGTCGCTGCTGGAGCGGGACCGGTTTGGCAACTGGGTCATCAGCCGGGAGTTCAACGCGGCCATGCTGGCGGAGGCGGTGTGCAAGCTGGAGGGGTTCGTGTATGCGCCGAGCGACGCCGTGTACTGGCAGCACGGTCACTCGACGGAGACGGATTTCCTTTATGTGACGACGCAGACCCTGACGCGGGACATGATGCAGCAACTGAGCGACGAGGTGGGCGCCACCCGCTCGCTGCTGGTGTACTGCGGCGCGTTCAGGGGCCGGGCGGACGCCTTTGCCAACCTGACGGTGAAGAAAATCCCCAAGGCGGTGCTGAGACGGTGCGAGTGGGGCCGCGACGACTACAGCCTGGAAGTGAGCGAGCTGCCGCCGCCCGCCCCCGCCCCGCCCCCCGAAGCGGCCCCGCCCGTGGCGCGCGGCAGCGCAAGGAGACAGCAGGAAACGGCATCGGGCCAGACGGACCTGTTTGAAGAGGGGGGCGAGCGATGA
- a CDS encoding DEAD/DEAH box helicase, whose protein sequence is MTPYHSQYWAHALTLRSAAGSIETLSRSLSNARVDLNPHQVDAALFALRSPLSKGVILADEVGLGKTIEAGIVIAQRWAERRRSILLIVPATLRKQWQQELEEKFYVPTVVLDARACALMEREGAANPFQQHDRIVICSYQFAAARAQDVAGTPWDLVVMDEAHRLRNAFKPSSRMARTVAFAVGQSPKLLLTATPLQNTLMELYGLVSIIDEHVFGDAASFREQFLRTPDEQTRNYGLRERLRSVCMRTLRKQVVEYIPFTRRIPIAQDFCPGDEEQALYDAISSYLQRETLIALPASQRMLITLVLRKLLASSTFAIAGTLRSLIARLEGISASVGFTEEDLEEIGELEEEWASDDEEPPDSGFEIDPRLLKEELGELRRFAALADAIRVNAKGEALVPALAMAFSKAESIGAQRKAIIFTESRRTQQYLFDLLSEKGYAGRLVMMNGANNDPVSREIYGRWLERQRDRDTVTGSRAVDVKAAIVEHFRDTASIMIATEAAAEGVNLQFCSLVVNYDLPWNPQRIEQRIGRCHRYGQKHDVVVLNFLNRRNQADQRVYQLLSEKFRLFDGVFGASDEVLGALESGVDIERRIAQVYQSCRTPDEIAAAFDALQAELDTEIQSRMAETRRTLLENFDEEVGERLRIHRDRTLESLSERERWLMNLTRAELKGQTEFDPERPRFRYFGPDAPHGWYDLDWKRAEQGGEIFYRQGHPLAARIIDRALERALPPAALAFDYSGSGAVISILKPLVGRAGWLELSKLTVESFDTEEFLVFAARTEDGDPLDDETCRRLLSLPAAADPACPPPPGLEELRAAEVGARLRMVEERNARLFDEEVVKLDRWSDDLKQGMEREIKELDKAIREARRAAALAAALADKLEAQKRIKALEAERGRMRRELFDAQDRIDEQRDGLIERIERQMKQRQTCQPVFTLRWRLH, encoded by the coding sequence ATGACTCCGTACCACAGCCAATACTGGGCGCACGCCCTGACGCTCCGAAGCGCGGCGGGGAGCATAGAGACCCTGTCCCGCTCCCTCTCCAACGCCCGCGTTGACCTCAATCCCCACCAGGTGGACGCCGCCCTCTTCGCCCTGCGTTCGCCCCTGTCCAAGGGGGTCATTCTGGCCGACGAGGTCGGCTTGGGCAAGACCATTGAGGCGGGTATTGTGATCGCCCAGCGCTGGGCGGAGCGCCGCCGCAGCATCCTGCTGATTGTGCCCGCCACCCTGCGCAAGCAATGGCAGCAGGAGCTTGAGGAAAAGTTCTACGTGCCCACCGTGGTGCTCGACGCCCGGGCCTGCGCGCTGATGGAGCGGGAGGGCGCCGCCAACCCCTTCCAGCAGCACGACCGCATCGTCATCTGCTCCTACCAGTTCGCCGCCGCCCGCGCGCAGGATGTCGCCGGGACCCCGTGGGACCTGGTGGTCATGGACGAGGCCCACCGGCTCCGCAACGCGTTCAAGCCCTCCAGCCGCATGGCGCGCACCGTCGCCTTCGCCGTGGGCCAGTCGCCCAAGCTGCTCCTGACGGCCACCCCTTTGCAGAACACCCTCATGGAGCTGTACGGCCTGGTCAGCATCATTGACGAGCATGTCTTCGGCGACGCGGCGTCCTTCCGCGAGCAGTTTCTCCGCACGCCCGACGAGCAGACCCGCAACTACGGCCTCCGCGAGCGGCTCCGCTCCGTGTGCATGCGCACCCTGCGCAAGCAGGTGGTCGAGTACATCCCGTTCACCCGGCGCATCCCCATCGCGCAGGACTTCTGCCCCGGCGATGAGGAGCAGGCCCTCTACGACGCCATTTCATCCTATTTGCAGCGCGAGACGCTCATCGCCCTTCCCGCCAGCCAGCGCATGCTCATCACTCTTGTGCTGCGCAAGCTGCTGGCGTCGTCCACCTTCGCCATCGCGGGCACCCTGCGCAGCCTGATCGCCCGGCTGGAGGGCATTTCCGCGTCCGTCGGCTTCACCGAGGAGGACCTGGAGGAAATCGGGGAACTCGAGGAGGAGTGGGCGTCCGACGACGAGGAGCCCCCCGACAGCGGGTTCGAGATAGACCCCCGGCTCCTGAAGGAGGAGCTTGGGGAGCTGCGCCGCTTTGCCGCCCTTGCGGACGCCATCCGGGTCAACGCCAAGGGTGAGGCCCTTGTGCCCGCGCTGGCCATGGCCTTTTCCAAGGCGGAATCCATCGGCGCGCAGCGCAAGGCCATCATTTTCACCGAATCCCGGCGGACCCAGCAGTACCTCTTCGACCTGCTCTCGGAAAAGGGCTACGCCGGGCGGCTGGTCATGATGAACGGGGCCAACAACGACCCCGTCTCCCGCGAAATCTACGGCCGGTGGCTTGAGCGCCAAAGGGACCGGGACACCGTCACGGGCTCGCGCGCCGTGGACGTCAAGGCCGCCATCGTCGAGCACTTCCGCGACACCGCCTCCATCATGATCGCCACCGAGGCCGCCGCCGAGGGCGTCAACCTCCAGTTCTGCTCCCTCGTCGTCAACTACGACCTCCCGTGGAACCCCCAGCGGATCGAGCAGCGCATCGGCCGCTGCCACCGTTACGGTCAGAAGCATGACGTGGTCGTGCTCAACTTCCTCAACCGGCGCAACCAGGCCGACCAGCGGGTCTACCAGCTCCTCAGCGAGAAGTTCCGCCTGTTTGACGGCGTCTTCGGGGCCAGCGACGAGGTCCTCGGCGCCCTGGAGTCCGGCGTGGACATCGAGCGCCGCATCGCCCAGGTCTACCAGAGCTGCCGCACCCCCGACGAGATCGCCGCCGCCTTCGACGCCCTCCAGGCCGAACTCGACACCGAAATCCAGTCCCGCATGGCGGAAACACGCCGCACCCTCCTGGAAAACTTCGACGAGGAGGTCGGCGAGCGCCTGCGCATCCACCGCGACAGGACCCTCGAAAGCCTCTCCGAGCGCGAGCGCTGGCTCATGAACCTCACCCGCGCGGAGCTCAAAGGGCAGACGGAGTTCGACCCGGAGCGCCCCCGGTTCCGCTATTTCGGCCCCGACGCCCCGCACGGCTGGTACGACCTCGACTGGAAGCGCGCCGAACAGGGCGGCGAAATCTTCTACCGCCAGGGCCACCCGCTCGCCGCCCGCATCATTGACCGCGCCCTGGAGAGAGCCCTGCCGCCCGCCGCCCTCGCCTTCGACTATTCCGGGTCCGGCGCCGTCATCAGCATCCTCAAGCCCCTCGTGGGCCGCGCCGGATGGCTCGAACTCTCCAAGCTCACCGTCGAGTCCTTCGACACCGAGGAGTTCCTCGTCTTCGCCGCCCGCACCGAGGACGGCGACCCCCTGGACGACGAGACCTGCCGCAGGCTGCTCTCCCTCCCCGCCGCCGCAGACCCCGCCTGCCCCCCCCCGCCCGGACTGGAGGAGCTCCGCGCGGCGGAGGTGGGCGCCCGCCTGCGGATGGTCGAGGAGCGCAACGCCCGCCTCTTCGACGAGGAGGTCGTCAAGCTCGACCGCTGGTCCGACGACCTCAAGCAGGGCATGGAGCGGGAAATCAAGGAACTCGACAAGGCCATCCGCGAGGCCCGCAGGGCCGCCGCCCTCGCCGCCGCCCTTGCCGACAAGCTGGAGGCCCAGAAGCGGATCAAAGCCCTCGAGGCGGAGCGCGGACGCATGCGCCGCGAACTCTTCGACGCCCAGGACAGGATTGACGAACAGCGCGACGGGCTGATAGAACGGATCGAAAGACAGATGAAACAGCGGCAGACCTGTCAACCGGTGTTCACACTCCGGTGGCGCCTGCACTGA